Within Populus trichocarpa isolate Nisqually-1 chromosome 6, P.trichocarpa_v4.1, whole genome shotgun sequence, the genomic segment AAAAAATCTCAGTCGATTGGAAGGGGACAAATTATATAACCTCTTCAATATACGTGCACAGGTTGTCTGTTCCTTGCAGGACAGTGGTCTTGCTCATGCATTGTCTTTCTCTACATGGTCTTATTGGCAGTAATGTTTCGAAAGAACCATTTAGAGTTTTAGCACAATGATTATGTATTTGAAACCAGTAGTATTGATCATTCAGATGTTGAAGAAATTTGTCCGGTGAATATTTCCTGCACTGCAGTGTGCAATTTATCTGTCAGAGTTACATAAGCTATTTAGGCTGATGCTTTCCTTCATCCCTTTACTGATTTTGTCTTATATGTTacattttctcattttcatcaCATCCTTTTGAATTAACGTGTTGGAAATTTGACATGTTTcttacaacatgattttttttcaaaaattataccTTGAtccctatattttatttatgtacaaAAAAGTCCTTGATAGAAAGTTCTTTCATCGTACtttacaataaatataattcacCTCCAGGTTGGTTAATCGTTATTTTACTCCTCGGATAAAGAAAGATTTTATTAACCATGTGGGGATGTTGTTCAATTGGTCATATTTTAcatttactttttaaagattcgagtctcacaaacctcaagaccactggaaacttacatggtcgttaatttcaagaTTCGTGAGATCAGTCAAGAGGCGCGTAAACTAGCCCGGACAcacacgttaaaaaaaaaaaactattgataaataaacaaaatatgagGAGTAACACCATACCCTTGTTAAAACTTTTATACATCAACTATGATGATGATTAATGGCGATATTAAGTGAATAAAGATGAAAGAagggtttatattttttcacatgtttttgtatttcaaaaatattttaaaaaaagcttgaatttttaaaaaaaatttctttactttaaattaaaatttttagtatttttagattattcttatgatatattaatattaaaaataaattttaaaaaataaaaaaatatattattttaatatatttccaaacaaaaattattttaaaaaacaattaatactAAAGCACCAAACAGTTGACCTAAATCAAAGTGGAGTGGAGTTGGAGATTGTAAATGCCAAGATTGTAGCACCTGCTTCTGAATTGGTGCTCATTCACTGATGGCATATCATTGATATTGATCTTTCTCAAACTCGGGCAAGTCAAATCCAGCAAACTACCCAAAACTTACCCTActttataaagaagaaagaaattctaACATTCTCTAAACTCAAGTGCAAATTCATGTGGAAAATATCAGCTGTCTTCTTTGAAGCTTTTGCTCCAACTTAATGCGTATCCCTAAGCATATCAAGAGAATTCTACTAAGACTAGAGAACCATGAGATGAAAGCCTCGACTAGTTGCTGAAACTGCTGTTAGAAATGACTAGAGATAGCTAATCAGTTGTGTAAGGGAGAAATATTAACACAAAACTTCTGGAGACAACTTCGTTTATTACACCCACGGATAGGCATAAAGCAAAGGATTCGTAAAGCGAGTAAAACACGAGGCTCCATATGAATTttgtatatcattttttttttgctgcagGCAATATAATTTTCCCAAGTTTCCTCTGCTTTATACAGTCTACGCGTCATTCAACTACACTGTTCTAGCACAACCATGACAAATATTTCCTttacacataaaatattaatccactcGCACCaccctaattaaataaaaaactaatattcgTAGGTGAGCAGTCGAACCCAATTCAACAGCTATATCTAAGTATCAAACTTAGATAAGATATTCGCACCTAAAATCCTACATCGATCTTGAAGCCTAAGACAATCTATAATATACACAAAGTATGGTATAGTAAGCTCGCAAAAGGACACGATCTTGATGGGGGTCAAAGTACTAACAAGTAAGAAAACTTAACAAGAAGAAGCGAATCAGGCATGGGATGCATCACACAAGGAGTTAAGAGGGCACAAAAGAGTAAACTACTACTTCCAGGATGCTGAAGTAAATCAAGTGCCTGACTACAATAAGCTATTTGGCTCAGAAGGCAAATTGAGTTCAAGCATTCCAAGATAGTATAAAGATACTAGCACTAGCCAAATTCAGGCTAAAATGAACTTTCATCGAAGCATGAAACTGTGCAGTGCAGTACAGTACAGAGGAGTGCTAAACATTAATGCACATTCCCTAAAGCTTATGAAGAGAATTTTAGCAGTCTTAAAAGACACATGAAGTATCCCTACTCGTATTAAGAGAATTCTGAAAGACCAAAACACACATGTTAGAGAAGCATCTGACAAATAAAGCAGTTTTGTTGACAAGTTAAAAATTAACCATTGACTCTGTTTTTGTATCATATATTGTTTAATGCTGTCATACATGGTATGTGAGAATGGCTAGACTCAAACTTGAGATGCAAACAGATGGCGAAGCATCAGTAACCAAAATGTCCATTGCTAACTACCAAATTCTGCTTCTAGACACTCTTAAAAGTGGAGGATGAAATAATAGTTATATCATCAACTTATAAAAAATCGTTCACTGCCagttctattttaaattttttgcctGAACTTTCTGCTTCAAAAATTTACAAGCACCACCAACAAAAACTTTTTTCACGAATCATGATAATGACTGATAATGACTTCCTAGATTAACGAGCAATAAATATGAATCAAtatgtcgattttattttttcttttctaacaaTTGGCAATCTGTTGGGGGCATTTTATAAAGATGCAGATTGCCAAAAACAAGAACAGAACAATAATAGACTGCAAAAGAGTAAATAATAGTAATCAgaattaaggaaaaagaaaagggctgAACAGAAAAGCAATACTCGGATAGAATAACAAGTAATGTGACTGGCCTAACTAGATACATTTTCAACCAAGAGAAAGAgtaaattgatagaaaaacaaTACATGGAAGGGATACCCAAAAAAACCCATGCAAAATGATAAATCTGCTGCCCAAAAATCAGGTAAATGTCTGCTTCAGCACAACAGAGACCATCTTCATGGTTATATGAAGGGCAATGATCCAAGGTCAAGGTGGTTAGAAAATTCTTCACCATCAGTCTGCTGCATCAGCATTTTCATTTCCTTCTGTGTCTGCATCTCAGGACCAAGAACAAACAAAAGATAAGCATCAAAGAATATCCAAGAGACATCACAACGAAAAAAGCACTCAAGAATTTCATCACACCCAGTAGCCATATTAAATTGCAGAGaactaaaaagagaaaattgcaaaaacaggaaaaagaaaCAAGTATACGGTTATGTTGAATCAGGAAGCAATGACAGCATTCAAgacattgaaacaaaatatcCAACAAATATAACAGATCAGAGCCTTAACTAACAGCTCTTagttataaagaaacaaaacacaGACCTAATTGCCAAACGCATCAGTTGCATTACTTACTGCCAAaccagcaaaaaacaaaatcacttcCTTTCCGCACCATCACAATATGATGCAAATTTTATCTACATTTCGCATATTAGTGAGTTAGCCACTCACTTAAGGGTAACAGAATATAATTTTAAGCCAAACAATTAAATTTCAGACATTAGAAATTGTCAAATACGTCATATTCTAtcctaaatttcaaaattagtaaccacaattaccaaaaaaacaacGTAAATAACCACATTGCCATCAATTTAACCTTCAGTTTCATCTTGATCATCCTCTTCATCGTCTTCGTCGGTCTCTACTTCAAAATCAACTCCATATCTACCATTCAAATAATCCACAGTATCGGGCGTAAGAACCAACTTATCCGAATTCAAAATATCGAACAAATTCAAAGTCCTGGGCGTCAACATCCTCAAAGTCCCAATATTCCTGCTCGACAATCCCACATTATCACTAACATCCATCATCAAAAACATAACTTTCTCTTTCGGGTCCAATCCCCACCGATTCATTGCTTCTATAAACTCCTTCGTCTTCGGCTTCTCAAATTTATCCCCAAATTCCTCAACACAAATCACGCTCTCGCTCTCACTCGCAGCACTTGATAAAGCCGTCGACATGGCTAGCCGTTTTTCCTTCCTGTTTATCTTAATGGACCAGTCTCTGGGCTTGGGCCCAAATATCACGCCACCACCAGGGCGAAGTGGGCTGCGCATGGACCCACGGCGAGCTCGCCCCGTTTTCTTTTGAGGGTAGGGTTTTCTGCCACCGCCTCTAACTTCACCGCGGGTGAGAGTTGAGGCAGTGCCACGTCGCTTATTTTGTTGGTCTGTGATGATTCCTCGGTGAACGACAGCACGAGCGGTCTCGGGTGGCGCTGACTTGAGGTCTAAGTAAGTTTCGCCGATTTTTTCCCCGGTGAAAGAGAGGATTGGAAGGGTTGCTACTTGGCAAGAAATGGAGAGGGATTTAAGGGAATATTGGGGTTTCGTAGTGGATAATGAGGTCAATTTGGGGATTTTGTTgtgagaagaagagaggaaaagagaggaggagaagaaggagAGTGAAGTGGAGGCGGACATTGTTGGCGAGAGAGGCAAATTTGTTAATGAGATGGtgggctgctgctgctgcagagAGTGAGAGAGGAGGAGAGCGAGGAGTTATCCACTCGTTTGCCTATCCATCGGGTGAGATGATGATGTAATAAGGAATGCTTAAGTTAGAGAAGAGACTACGTCGTTTTAACTTGTaggtgccttttcttttctttcggtTTAACGAGCAAGGGCATCCTCGTCCTCGAGCTATTTTTTGTCATGGTGGCATATCCACCTCGAAAAATAGTCCGAATCACTAGGTTGTTAGATAAACTTGTAAGTCATgggttaatttatatttataatctttattggtgtttattttttttataaaaaaaatagtttcaacgATGAagtatataaaagataaaaatatatttgattgagGAGATAaagttgaatatataaaataaatatatttttagataattttaaagtaaatttttatatttttaaaaacaagataaactTGTCACAACtatctctatatatttttttttatcttgatataataaccaaacactatattaggttaaagaataaaataatttttcactaTTGGCTAAGGCCATTTTGAAGACAGAATATCATTTATGAAGAATAATAAGTAATAACATTTTTGTTTGTTAACATAACCACacaaattatgtttgtttatcTCTAGATTTCACTTAATTGATGGCATTCATTGCATGAAGCAAACATTATATATAATCTCTCAGTCTCAATATAATCATCAAATCATTCAAATATTGGCTTCATATCCCAAAGCATTAAAAATAGTTTGACTTCCCCCTCTCACATCTCTTCTTatgcttaatatttttaattctcatAAACTAACTTTTGCATAATATCTCAATAAAGCATCAATTATAAGACATACAATGTGTCCTTAAAGAATGATGGGTTTTGggcatttcaagtttttttattttttcttctttcttttaaggtttaaggttactattaaaataaaaaattggcaTGGCGAATTTATTGGGTTCCCATACATAAATTACTATTCATCATAATAATGAAATTACTATTTTgtcatcataataataaaaatcaatgaacaTTACCCTTaagagtaaaaaaatttaaaaggttgATCGACTCTTAAgagtaaaaaattttaaaaggttaATCGAGGgcaattcaatcttttcatattttaaaaacataatataaatacaacattactcttaaaagcaatttaaaaaaattcatccattGTCCCACATCCAAACACCTTTTTCACAAAGACTTTGGAAGCGTCTCATCGTGATTTTTCCAGTGGTGTGGCGCATGTACACAGTAATGAGGATGGGCTCACATGgacttttttattctcttccctcttttctctctcttgtccttttatttttttttaattcaatttggtccttattcttttgattgttatttgttttgttttttaatctttttttatcaatgtttttcttcaattacattcctcatcatttaatttaatttaatttttatattaaatttggtccttattttgttgaatgctatttttttatcctttcctagttgaattttgtttttaatttcatgtcttaacatttgatttcaaattatttttatatcaaatgagtctattttatttttttattgctatttcttttgttttggatcctttttttattatattttttcaattttatccctcgatatttagttattttttaatttttatattttgtcttggGCTCATGACTATGGTCATGAGTTTCGAAGTTTAGCATAGGttgactttagtttttttaaaaagttttttttttaaattgatttttttttcaaaatttatccttcaacatttaatttattaggaattgatcttcatgtttt encodes:
- the LOC7492297 gene encoding 50S ribosomal protein L4, chloroplastic isoform X1 gives rise to the protein MSASTSLSFFSSSLFLSSSHNKIPKLTSLSTTKPQYSLKSLSISCQVATLPILSFTGEKIGETYLDLKSAPPETARAVVHRGIITDQQNKRRGTASTLTRGEVRGGGRKPYPQKKTGRARRGSMRSPLRPGGGVIFGPKPRDWSIKINRKEKRLAMSTALSSAASESESVICVEEFGDKFEKPKTKEFIEAMNRWGLDPKEKVMFLMMDVSDNVGLSSRNIGTLRMLTPRTLNLFDILNSDKLVLTPDTVDYLNGRYGVDFEVETDEDDEEDDQDETEDTEGNENADAAD
- the LOC7492297 gene encoding 50S ribosomal protein L4, chloroplastic isoform X2 — its product is MSASTSLSFFSSSLFLSSSHNKIPKLTSLSTTKPQYSLKSLSISCQVATLPILSFTGEKIGETYLDLKSAPPETARAVVHRGIITDQQNKRRGTASTLTRGEVRGGGRKPYPQKKTGRARRGSMRSPLRPGGGVIFGPKPRDWSIKINRKEKRLAMSTALSSAASESESVICVEEFGDKFEKPKTKEFIEAMNRWGLDPKEKVMFLMMDVSDNVGLSSRNIGTLRMLTPRTLNLFDILNSDKLVLTPDTVDYLNGRYGVDFEVETDEDDEEDDQDETEG